The Hyalangium gracile genome has a window encoding:
- a CDS encoding fumarylacetoacetate hydrolase family protein: MKLATLKDGTRDGRLIVVNRDSTAYALATPVALTLQNALDDWARAEPQLRALADQLEAGTVQSRPLDVSALLAPLPRAYEWIDGSAFLNHVILVRKARNAEPPPTLKTDPLVYQGGSGEFLAPTADIPLGDEAWGLDFESEVCVILGDTPQGTKAAEAGKHIRLVMLCNDVSLRNLIPDELAKGFGFFQSKPATAFSPFALTPDELGPAWKEGRLHMRVRSTLNGQLVGDTEAGEMHFSFPELIQHICKTRGFTAGTIVGSGTVSNEDRARGISCLAERRMIETIEEGKPKTPFMKPGDTIQIEVLDGAGKSLFGRISQKVVKR; encoded by the coding sequence TTGAAGCTCGCCACCCTCAAGGATGGGACTCGTGACGGACGGCTGATCGTCGTCAACCGCGACAGCACGGCGTACGCCCTGGCCACCCCCGTGGCCCTCACGCTGCAGAACGCCTTGGATGACTGGGCGCGGGCGGAGCCGCAGCTGCGCGCCCTGGCGGATCAGCTCGAGGCGGGGACCGTGCAGAGCCGCCCGCTGGACGTGAGCGCGCTGCTGGCCCCGCTGCCCCGCGCCTACGAGTGGATCGACGGCAGCGCGTTCCTCAACCACGTCATCCTCGTGCGCAAGGCGCGCAACGCCGAGCCCCCACCCACGCTGAAGACGGATCCGCTGGTGTACCAGGGCGGCTCGGGCGAGTTCCTGGCGCCCACGGCGGACATCCCGCTGGGGGACGAGGCGTGGGGCCTGGACTTCGAGAGCGAGGTCTGCGTCATCCTGGGCGACACGCCCCAGGGCACGAAGGCCGCCGAGGCCGGCAAGCACATCCGGCTGGTGATGCTCTGCAACGACGTGTCGCTGCGCAACCTCATCCCGGACGAGCTGGCCAAGGGCTTCGGCTTCTTCCAGAGCAAGCCCGCCACCGCCTTCAGCCCCTTCGCCCTCACCCCGGACGAGCTGGGGCCGGCGTGGAAGGAGGGGCGGCTGCACATGCGCGTGCGCTCCACCCTCAACGGCCAGCTCGTGGGCGACACGGAGGCGGGGGAGATGCACTTCTCCTTCCCCGAGCTCATCCAGCACATCTGCAAGACGCGCGGCTTCACCGCGGGCACCATCGTGGGCAGCGGCACCGTGTCCAACGAGGACCGGGCGCGCGGCATCTCCTGCCTGGCCGAGCGGCGGATGATCGAGACCATCGAGGAGGGCAAGCCGAAGACGCCCTTCATGAAGCCGGGAGACACCATCCAGATCGAGGTGCTGGACGGCGCGGGCAAGAGCCTGTTCGGCCGCATCTCGCAGAAGGTGGTGAAGCGATGA
- the maiA gene encoding maleylacetoacetate isomerase — MKLYSYWRSSCSWRVRLGLNLKGLAYSYEAVHLLKDGGQQNAEAYRALNPMRTVPTLEFEEGGVVRRLSQSLAILEYLEERYRTPALLPADPLLRARTRMLAEMVNSGIQPLQNLSVLQFVKGELRSDDKAFAAHWNVRGLTALEAAVKETAGSYCMGDTVSLADICLVPQLYGARRFGVDLTPYPTLTRIEAACEKLPAFQAAHPDRQPDAVPA, encoded by the coding sequence ATGAAGCTGTACAGCTACTGGCGCTCGTCCTGCTCGTGGCGGGTGCGCCTGGGGCTGAACCTCAAGGGGCTGGCCTACAGCTACGAGGCCGTGCACCTGCTCAAGGACGGCGGGCAGCAGAACGCGGAGGCCTACCGTGCCCTGAACCCCATGCGCACCGTGCCCACCCTGGAGTTCGAGGAGGGAGGCGTGGTGCGCCGGCTCTCCCAGTCGCTCGCCATCCTGGAGTACCTGGAGGAGCGCTACCGGACGCCCGCGCTGCTGCCGGCCGACCCGCTGCTGCGCGCGCGCACGCGGATGCTGGCGGAGATGGTGAACTCGGGCATCCAGCCGCTGCAGAACCTGTCGGTGCTCCAGTTCGTGAAGGGCGAGCTGAGGAGCGACGACAAGGCGTTCGCGGCGCACTGGAACGTGCGGGGCCTGACGGCGCTGGAGGCGGCGGTAAAGGAGACGGCGGGCAGTTACTGCATGGGGGACACAGTGTCGTTGGCGGACATCTGCCTGGTTCCCCAGCTCTACGGGGCCCGGCGTTTTGGAGTAGACCTGACGCCCTATCCCACGCTCACGCGCATCGAAGCAGCGTGCGAGAAGCTTCCCGCCTTCCAGGCGGCGCATCCCGACCGGCAGCCCGACGCGGTGCCGGCCTGA
- the hppD gene encoding 4-hydroxyphenylpyruvate dioxygenase, which yields MAKIESLGIKMIESVHWYVHDLERSRRFYTKGMDFAELGVSSPELEKAGKQKSAVFQAGDVVLIVSQPVGEGGRAWRFLRKHPDGVGTINYEVEDIEKTFRLLEKRDATFITDIQRFSDERGGKLAMFSITTPFGDTTFRFIQRDGYRALYPGFQAHATPQGGQNRYGFGRVDHITCNFQTMKPMLLWMEHVMGFETFWGIQFHTEDVAQKKMGHGSGLRSTVVWDPNSKVKFANNEPLRPYFKASQINIFNEDHRGDGVQHLALTVNDIIGSVKAMREAAGIQFMPTPGSYYDALPERIQRMGIKKIDEDIQRLRELEILIDGDKEHQYLLQIFMKDAASLYKDPNAGPFFYEIIQRKGDQGFGGGNFRALFESIERQQKAEGRI from the coding sequence ATGGCCAAGATCGAGTCGCTGGGCATCAAGATGATCGAGAGCGTGCACTGGTACGTGCACGACCTGGAGCGCAGCCGCCGCTTCTACACGAAGGGGATGGACTTCGCGGAGCTGGGCGTGTCCTCGCCGGAGCTGGAGAAGGCGGGCAAGCAGAAGTCGGCCGTCTTCCAGGCCGGGGACGTGGTGCTCATCGTCAGCCAGCCGGTGGGCGAGGGCGGGCGGGCGTGGCGCTTCCTGCGCAAGCACCCGGATGGGGTGGGCACCATCAACTACGAGGTGGAGGACATCGAGAAGACGTTCCGGCTGCTCGAGAAGCGGGACGCCACCTTCATCACGGACATCCAGCGCTTCTCCGACGAGCGGGGCGGCAAGCTGGCCATGTTCTCCATCACCACCCCGTTCGGTGACACCACCTTCCGCTTCATCCAGCGGGACGGCTACCGCGCGCTGTACCCGGGCTTCCAGGCCCACGCCACGCCCCAGGGCGGGCAGAACCGCTACGGCTTCGGCCGCGTCGACCACATCACCTGCAACTTCCAGACGATGAAGCCCATGCTCCTGTGGATGGAGCACGTGATGGGCTTCGAGACGTTCTGGGGCATCCAGTTCCACACCGAGGACGTGGCGCAGAAGAAGATGGGCCATGGCTCGGGCCTGCGCTCCACGGTGGTGTGGGATCCGAACAGCAAGGTGAAGTTCGCCAACAACGAGCCGCTGCGGCCCTACTTCAAGGCCTCGCAGATCAACATCTTCAACGAGGACCACCGCGGCGACGGCGTGCAGCACCTGGCCCTCACCGTGAATGACATCATCGGCTCGGTGAAGGCGATGCGCGAGGCGGCGGGCATCCAGTTCATGCCCACGCCGGGCTCCTACTACGACGCGCTGCCCGAGCGCATCCAGCGCATGGGCATCAAGAAGATCGACGAGGACATCCAGAGGCTGCGCGAGCTGGAGATCCTCATCGACGGCGACAAGGAGCACCAGTACCTGCTGCAGATCTTCATGAAGGACGCGGCCAGCCTCTACAAGGATCCGAACGCGGGCCCGTTCTTCTACGAGATCATCCAGCGCAAGGGAGACCAGGGCTTCGGCGGCGGAAACTTCCGCGCGCTGTTCGAGAGCATCGAGCGCCAGCAGAAGGCGGAAGGGCGGATCTAG
- a CDS encoding homogentisate 1,2-dioxygenase: MFERRVVGKVPRKHHIQLRDEKGTLMYEECITRDGFEGPYTIAYHQKAPHTQGLSEAGHGWKAPEAVTGRALAKRHYKTQELKRVGGAPIDARVPLLFNADVTLGVVHPTEEDPVYFNNADGDDLFYIHEGSGVLRTPLGDLRFTAEDYVFVPHGMVHRFIPDKGVAQYWLSIECKGGLHLPRQWRNEVGQLRMDAPYSHRDFKVVEFTGPQDEGIRELVVKRGDVFHGFRYQHSPLDVVGWDGTVYPWAFPILNFQPRAGLVHLPPTWHGTFAARGALICSFVPRVVDFHPEAIPCPYPHSSVDCDEFLFYCRGNFTSRKGVGPGSVSHHPIGVAHGPHPGAYEGSIGHKTTNELAVMLDTTLPLHPTAAALTVEDPNYQNSFIP, translated from the coding sequence ATGTTCGAGCGTCGCGTCGTCGGGAAGGTGCCGCGCAAGCACCACATCCAGTTGAGGGATGAGAAGGGCACCCTGATGTACGAGGAGTGCATCACCCGCGACGGGTTCGAGGGGCCCTACACCATTGCCTACCACCAGAAGGCTCCGCACACGCAGGGCCTGTCGGAGGCGGGGCATGGGTGGAAGGCGCCGGAGGCCGTCACGGGGCGCGCGCTGGCCAAGCGGCACTACAAGACGCAGGAGCTCAAGCGCGTGGGTGGGGCGCCCATCGACGCGCGGGTGCCGCTGCTCTTCAACGCCGACGTGACGCTCGGGGTGGTGCACCCCACGGAGGAGGACCCCGTCTACTTCAACAACGCGGACGGGGACGACCTCTTCTACATCCACGAGGGCAGCGGGGTGCTGCGCACGCCGCTGGGGGACCTGCGCTTCACGGCGGAGGACTACGTCTTCGTGCCGCACGGGATGGTGCACCGGTTCATCCCGGACAAGGGCGTGGCGCAGTACTGGCTCTCCATCGAGTGCAAGGGCGGGCTGCACCTGCCCCGGCAGTGGCGCAACGAGGTGGGGCAGCTGCGGATGGACGCGCCCTACAGCCACCGGGACTTCAAGGTGGTGGAGTTCACCGGGCCGCAGGACGAGGGCATCCGCGAGCTGGTGGTGAAGCGCGGGGATGTGTTCCACGGGTTCCGCTACCAGCACTCGCCGCTGGACGTGGTGGGGTGGGACGGGACGGTGTACCCGTGGGCGTTCCCCATCCTGAACTTCCAGCCGAGGGCGGGCCTGGTGCACCTGCCGCCCACGTGGCACGGGACGTTCGCCGCGCGCGGGGCGCTGATCTGCTCGTTCGTGCCTCGGGTGGTGGACTTCCACCCGGAGGCCATTCCGTGCCCGTACCCGCACAGCTCGGTGGACTGTGACGAGTTCCTCTTCTACTGCCGGGGGAACTTCACCAGCCGGAAGGGCGTGGGGCCGGGCAGCGTGAGCCACCACCCGATCGGCGTGGCGCACGGGCCGCACCCGGGCGCCTACGAGGGGAGCATCGGCCACAAGACGACGAACGAGCTGGCGGTGATGCTCGACACGACGCTGCCGCTGCACCCCACGGCGGCGGCGCTCACGGTCGAGGATCCGAACTACCAGAACAGCTTCATCCCGTAG
- a CDS encoding hemerythrin domain-containing protein → MLIDTLRKQHQELIRLAGQMDDMLARGDEAGARGVLASLSQVLRAHLSLEDQEIYPGLIRAAQVSQDERMLETARTFASNMQRITESLRDFVSRHEASFHLERFRAGWGALSTVLASRIASEEKTLYPLYERRVGARARTSSP, encoded by the coding sequence TTGTTGATCGACACCCTGCGAAAGCAGCACCAGGAACTCATCCGGCTGGCCGGGCAGATGGACGACATGCTCGCGCGCGGGGACGAGGCCGGTGCGCGCGGGGTGCTCGCCTCGCTGTCCCAGGTGCTGCGCGCCCACCTCTCCCTGGAGGATCAGGAGATCTACCCCGGGCTCATCCGCGCGGCCCAGGTGAGCCAGGACGAGCGGATGCTCGAGACGGCCCGGACCTTCGCCAGCAACATGCAGCGCATCACCGAGTCGCTTCGGGACTTCGTCTCCCGGCACGAGGCCAGCTTCCACCTCGAGCGCTTCCGGGCCGGCTGGGGCGCCCTCAGCACCGTGCTCGCCTCGCGCATCGCGTCCGAGGAGAAGACCCTCTATCCACTCTACGAGCGGCGCGTCGGTGCCAGGGCCCGAACCTCGAGTCCCTAG
- the ygfZ gene encoding CAF17-like 4Fe-4S cluster assembly/insertion protein YgfZ → MEPLTLHFLHEQAGARFTEVGGREVAADYGDSEAEYRAAREAVALHDASYRETLRITGEDRASFLHGMVTQDVKGLAPGAAAYTAMITAKGAMVADARVLKREADLLLDMEPGQGAKVREFLEKYLISEDAELHEATGEWGLLRLLGPRTAEVLGAALGSPFEPLAANATRAAPLAGAQVLLVGHPSFEKHQVDLLVPRGALEAVWKALVQAGGAHGLKPLGFQALELLRVEAGVPRFGQDMVETTIPLEANLTHAISYNKGCYIGQEVIARATFRGHMNRKLAGLLLGEVEARPGTELRKGEKKVGWITSVVRSPVQGQRVALAYVHRDHLEPGTELTLAEGPTVKVAPLPFS, encoded by the coding sequence ATGGAACCGCTGACGCTTCATTTTCTTCACGAGCAGGCGGGCGCCCGCTTCACGGAGGTGGGAGGCCGTGAAGTGGCGGCCGATTATGGAGACTCGGAGGCCGAGTATCGAGCGGCACGAGAGGCCGTGGCGCTCCATGACGCCTCCTACCGGGAGACGCTCCGGATAACGGGGGAGGACCGGGCCAGCTTCCTGCACGGCATGGTGACGCAGGACGTGAAGGGCCTGGCCCCCGGCGCGGCGGCCTACACGGCGATGATCACGGCCAAGGGAGCCATGGTAGCGGACGCCCGGGTGCTCAAGCGGGAGGCGGACCTGCTGCTGGACATGGAGCCGGGGCAAGGCGCCAAGGTCCGGGAGTTCCTGGAGAAGTACCTCATCTCCGAGGACGCGGAGCTGCATGAGGCCACGGGCGAGTGGGGCCTCCTGAGGCTGCTCGGGCCCCGGACGGCCGAGGTGCTGGGTGCCGCGCTGGGCAGCCCCTTCGAGCCGCTGGCGGCCAACGCCACCCGGGCAGCCCCCCTGGCGGGGGCGCAGGTGCTGCTGGTGGGCCACCCGAGCTTCGAGAAGCATCAGGTGGACCTGCTGGTGCCCCGAGGGGCGCTGGAGGCGGTGTGGAAGGCGCTGGTCCAGGCCGGTGGGGCGCACGGGCTGAAGCCGCTGGGCTTCCAGGCGCTGGAATTGCTCCGGGTGGAGGCGGGGGTGCCGCGCTTCGGGCAGGACATGGTGGAGACGACCATCCCGCTGGAGGCGAACCTCACGCACGCCATCTCCTACAACAAGGGCTGCTACATCGGGCAGGAAGTCATCGCCCGAGCCACCTTCCGCGGCCACATGAACCGCAAGCTGGCGGGCCTGCTGCTGGGTGAGGTGGAGGCCCGGCCGGGGACGGAGCTGCGCAAGGGCGAGAAGAAGGTGGGCTGGATTACGAGCGTGGTGCGCTCTCCGGTCCAGGGGCAGCGGGTGGCACTGGCCTATGTGCACCGGGACCACCTGGAGCCGGGCACGGAGCTGACGCTGGCCGAGGGGCCCACGGTGAAGGTAGCGCCGCTGCCGTTCAGCTAG
- a CDS encoding cupin domain-containing protein, which yields MDVKHLSAFQGFSAEKLQKHNVFQSGRFFLDVYCLAPGQAQKPHRHPMSDKVYVVLDGRCRFRIGAEEESHGPGASVFAPAGVEHGVTNEGPDNARLLVLMTPPPEHA from the coding sequence ATGGATGTGAAGCACCTGTCCGCCTTCCAAGGCTTCTCGGCCGAGAAGCTCCAGAAGCACAACGTGTTCCAGTCCGGGCGCTTCTTCCTGGACGTCTACTGCCTGGCCCCAGGCCAGGCCCAGAAACCCCACCGGCACCCCATGTCCGACAAGGTGTACGTCGTGCTGGACGGGCGCTGCCGCTTCCGCATCGGCGCCGAGGAGGAGTCCCACGGCCCCGGTGCCTCCGTCTTCGCCCCCGCCGGGGTGGAGCACGGCGTAACCAACGAAGGGCCGGACAACGCCCGGCTCCTCGTGCTGATGACCCCGCCTCCGGAGCACGCATGA
- a CDS encoding vitamin K epoxide reductase/DsbA family protein, with product MSKKANPPPPVPSRGAVALLVLGLAESALALFQWSQLLTLRAGGATVCSVNERVNCETVWNTPFASQVHDTLGIPVAGLGLLWGLVATGLAGLYLAWRKSGHTVRPAVNGLRMTAAVGVVTSALLGGVSASAGAVCLTCLGTYGLVLAFALVAWKGLPGPVVPLAGEWGRALQWSGGFAVAGFIALSVPGRATPKASAAEESLPEITADPASLEAYLRGLPARDQQQVSNALAQYRQGKPLPAKAAARRREGPVDAPVKIVEWTDPLCPHCKMLVEAMSAMKKRVPEGKMSLEARHYPLDGGCNPAIPPQHTDGGLRCLAVKATICLESAPDFWTLREKLFADQRALTIDNVMRIASSGSSVTRSQLEACVNSPDTSRWLQEDIAYAQQHHIDGTPLVVVNGREVMPSVPFLYALVMAGGDANAPAFRVLPPPNLSMAHSH from the coding sequence ATGAGCAAGAAGGCCAACCCGCCCCCTCCCGTTCCCTCCCGCGGCGCCGTGGCGCTGCTGGTGCTGGGGCTTGCCGAGAGCGCGCTCGCCCTCTTCCAGTGGTCCCAGCTGCTCACCCTGCGAGCCGGCGGCGCCACCGTGTGCAGCGTCAACGAGCGCGTCAACTGTGAGACGGTCTGGAACACCCCCTTCGCCAGCCAGGTGCACGACACGCTCGGCATCCCCGTGGCGGGCCTGGGCCTGCTCTGGGGCCTGGTGGCCACCGGGCTGGCCGGCCTGTACCTGGCGTGGCGCAAGAGCGGCCACACCGTGCGCCCCGCCGTCAACGGCCTGAGGATGACGGCCGCCGTCGGCGTGGTGACCAGCGCCCTGCTCGGCGGCGTGAGCGCCTCGGCGGGTGCGGTGTGCCTCACGTGCCTGGGCACCTACGGGCTCGTGCTCGCCTTCGCCCTCGTGGCCTGGAAGGGGCTGCCCGGTCCGGTGGTTCCCCTGGCTGGAGAGTGGGGCCGGGCGCTCCAGTGGTCCGGTGGCTTCGCCGTGGCCGGCTTCATCGCCCTGAGCGTTCCGGGCCGCGCCACCCCCAAGGCCTCGGCCGCCGAGGAGTCGCTGCCGGAGATCACCGCCGATCCGGCCTCGCTCGAGGCGTACCTGCGGGGCCTGCCCGCGAGGGATCAGCAGCAGGTGTCCAACGCGCTCGCGCAGTACCGCCAGGGCAAGCCGCTGCCGGCCAAGGCGGCCGCCCGCCGCCGTGAGGGCCCGGTGGACGCGCCCGTGAAGATCGTCGAGTGGACGGACCCCCTGTGTCCCCACTGCAAGATGCTGGTGGAGGCCATGTCCGCCATGAAGAAGCGCGTGCCCGAGGGGAAGATGTCCCTGGAGGCCCGCCACTACCCGCTGGATGGCGGCTGCAACCCCGCCATTCCTCCGCAGCACACCGACGGCGGGCTGCGCTGCCTGGCGGTCAAGGCCACCATCTGCCTGGAGAGCGCTCCGGACTTCTGGACGCTGCGCGAGAAGCTCTTCGCGGACCAGCGCGCGCTGACCATCGACAACGTGATGCGCATCGCCTCGTCCGGCTCGTCGGTGACGCGCTCGCAGCTCGAGGCGTGCGTGAACAGCCCGGACACCTCCCGGTGGCTCCAGGAGGACATCGCCTACGCGCAGCAGCACCACATCGACGGCACGCCGCTCGTGGTGGTGAACGGACGCGAGGTGATGCCCAGCGTGCCGTTCCTCTATGCGCTGGTGATGGCCGGGGGAGACGCCAACGCCCCGGCGTTCCGCGTGCTGCCTCCGCCCAACCTCTCGATGGCCCACTCGCACTGA
- a CDS encoding class I SAM-dependent methyltransferase, with translation MPITYRLKELLARGFIAGGKRLGVLEDPRLFPVFERRGYHVTPNHFYQPIPDTGALPDSLWEKPSELVGVEMREAEQLALLERLSGKYRAEYEALPRTPTAVPHEFYLRNDAFGSVDAEILYCLVRELAPRRLFEIGSGFSTRLSARACRVNAEKRGTSCELVAFEPYPSEVLRAGFPGLTRLEPVKAQHIPLSEFARLEANDILFIDSSHVLKVGSDVQVEILEILPRLQPGVVVHFHDIFLPAEYPKPWILEHRRFWTEQYALQAFLTFNDRFEVLWGGSFMHLKHPDRLREAFSSYRESASWPGSFWIRRVR, from the coding sequence ATGCCCATCACGTATCGCCTGAAGGAGCTGTTGGCCCGTGGCTTCATCGCGGGCGGCAAGCGGCTCGGGGTGCTGGAGGATCCGCGGCTGTTCCCCGTCTTCGAGCGGCGCGGCTACCACGTCACCCCCAACCACTTCTACCAGCCCATCCCCGACACGGGGGCGCTCCCGGACTCGCTCTGGGAGAAGCCCTCGGAGCTGGTGGGGGTGGAGATGCGCGAGGCGGAGCAGCTCGCCCTGCTCGAGCGCTTGTCCGGGAAGTACCGCGCCGAGTACGAGGCCCTGCCGCGCACGCCCACCGCCGTGCCGCACGAGTTCTACCTGCGCAACGATGCCTTCGGCTCGGTGGACGCGGAGATCCTCTACTGTCTGGTGCGGGAGCTGGCGCCCCGGCGGCTGTTCGAGATCGGCTCGGGCTTCTCGACGCGGCTGTCCGCGCGGGCCTGTCGGGTGAACGCCGAGAAGCGGGGCACGAGCTGCGAGCTGGTGGCGTTCGAGCCCTATCCGAGCGAGGTGCTGCGGGCCGGCTTCCCGGGGCTGACGCGGCTCGAGCCGGTGAAGGCCCAGCACATCCCGCTCTCGGAGTTCGCGCGCCTGGAGGCCAACGACATCCTCTTCATCGACTCCAGCCACGTGCTCAAGGTGGGCAGCGACGTCCAGGTGGAGATTCTCGAGATCCTCCCGCGGCTCCAGCCGGGCGTGGTCGTCCACTTCCACGACATCTTCCTGCCGGCCGAGTACCCCAAGCCGTGGATCCTGGAGCACCGCCGGTTCTGGACGGAGCAGTACGCGCTGCAGGCGTTCCTGACCTTCAATGATCGCTTCGAGGTGCTCTGGGGCGGCAGCTTCATGCACCTGAAGCACCCGGACCGCCTGCGCGAGGCCTTCTCCTCCTACCGGGAGTCCGCCAGCTGGCCGGGGAGCTTCTGGATCCGCCGGGTGCGGTGA
- a CDS encoding translation initiation factor, protein MGKKDKKPEPAAPAAPFNNPFAGLAGKREELPSRPEPAKAPEKAEERKGPARAVVRMERKGRGGKEVTVVEQLGLPLAEREVWLKALKGSLGCGGVVEEESLVLQGDHRDRLPALLEARGVRRVVVG, encoded by the coding sequence ATGGGAAAGAAAGACAAGAAGCCCGAGCCCGCCGCTCCCGCGGCACCGTTCAACAACCCGTTCGCGGGGCTGGCCGGCAAGCGCGAGGAGCTGCCCTCGAGGCCCGAGCCCGCGAAGGCGCCGGAGAAGGCGGAGGAGCGCAAGGGGCCGGCGCGCGCGGTGGTGCGGATGGAGCGCAAGGGGCGCGGCGGGAAGGAAGTGACAGTGGTGGAGCAGCTCGGGCTGCCGCTCGCGGAGCGCGAGGTGTGGCTCAAGGCGCTGAAGGGCTCGCTGGGCTGCGGTGGGGTGGTGGAGGAGGAGTCGCTGGTGCTGCAAGGCGATCACCGCGACCGGCTGCCCGCGCTCCTGGAGGCCCGAGGCGTGCGGCGCGTCGTGGTGGGTTGA
- a CDS encoding serine/threonine-protein kinase yields MGLQPGDRFGRYELVSRLGHGGMAETWRAKLLAAAGITKPVLIKRILPEYASDYAFTSMFISEARITATLSHGNIAQVHDFGEVDGEYFLAMEFVDGRPLDRIIKRAQRSGHGAFPTPLAIFIALEMSRGLHYAHTRVDESGKPLGIVHRDISPDNVLISYEGQVKIVDFGIAKARMQRNFQTEPGMVKGKYLFFSPEQARGEEVDGRTDVWATGVVLYELLCGRLPVTGPEYVAIPKLMCGAFPRPSVLRPDLPAKLEALVMKALALKREERFESSHAFGDALTGYLYSSTPRFSALSLSHFVQELFREDLSAEGRVVQVPASFHEELAQWRLPPTAPTQPAEPVTQPLPPAVDTETLPVEPPSESTRIPVVPRRGRKVRVRVRRRHSGLVWTLLAVVAVAGLVLAGVELRPDRLVSEWLDATFPLPKVTPTAGAATVASSNPAPPQPRPATETAPGTATPPQEPVKPGTEGYEAAAPSTSEKPRPPQEAPPAPARQLTKAEAKAAWAMAEKARVLMRKARFKEAAEELSRCLELDPHHGDCRRLNSDVLMQLGQPDRARHHMQEYLRNPPTERPPDLPKKPLPSYSGAHEPL; encoded by the coding sequence ATGGGGCTTCAACCTGGAGATCGCTTCGGCCGGTACGAGCTCGTATCGCGGCTCGGCCACGGAGGCATGGCCGAGACGTGGCGGGCGAAGCTCCTGGCGGCCGCCGGCATCACCAAGCCCGTGCTCATCAAGCGGATCCTCCCCGAGTACGCCAGCGACTACGCCTTCACCTCCATGTTCATCAGCGAGGCGCGCATCACCGCCACGCTCTCCCACGGCAACATCGCCCAGGTCCACGACTTCGGAGAGGTGGACGGAGAGTACTTCCTGGCCATGGAGTTCGTGGATGGCCGGCCGCTGGACCGCATCATCAAGCGCGCCCAGCGCTCGGGCCACGGCGCCTTCCCCACGCCGCTGGCCATCTTCATCGCCCTCGAGATGAGCCGGGGCCTGCACTACGCCCACACGCGGGTGGATGAGAGCGGCAAGCCCCTGGGCATCGTCCACCGGGACATCTCTCCGGACAACGTGCTCATCAGCTACGAGGGCCAGGTCAAGATCGTCGACTTCGGCATCGCCAAGGCGCGCATGCAGCGCAACTTCCAGACCGAGCCGGGGATGGTGAAGGGCAAGTACCTGTTCTTCTCTCCGGAGCAGGCGCGCGGCGAGGAGGTGGATGGGCGCACCGATGTGTGGGCCACCGGCGTCGTGCTCTACGAGCTGCTGTGCGGCCGGCTGCCGGTGACGGGCCCGGAGTACGTGGCGATCCCCAAGCTGATGTGTGGCGCGTTCCCCCGCCCGAGCGTCCTGCGCCCGGACCTGCCCGCGAAGCTGGAGGCGCTCGTGATGAAGGCGCTGGCGCTGAAGCGGGAGGAGCGCTTCGAGTCCAGCCACGCCTTCGGAGACGCGCTCACCGGCTACCTCTACTCCTCGACGCCCCGCTTCTCCGCGCTGTCGCTCTCCCACTTCGTCCAGGAGCTGTTCCGGGAGGACCTGAGCGCCGAGGGCCGCGTGGTGCAGGTGCCCGCCTCGTTCCACGAGGAGCTGGCCCAGTGGCGCCTGCCGCCCACCGCGCCCACGCAGCCTGCCGAGCCCGTGACGCAGCCCCTGCCTCCTGCGGTGGACACGGAGACGCTGCCCGTGGAGCCCCCCTCGGAGTCCACGCGGATTCCGGTGGTGCCGCGCCGAGGGCGGAAGGTGCGGGTGCGGGTGCGGCGGCGCCACTCGGGCCTGGTGTGGACGCTGCTCGCGGTGGTCGCGGTCGCCGGACTGGTGCTGGCGGGGGTCGAGCTGCGCCCCGATCGGCTCGTGTCCGAGTGGCTGGACGCCACCTTCCCGCTTCCCAAGGTGACGCCGACAGCTGGAGCTGCCACCGTGGCGAGCAGCAACCCGGCTCCTCCGCAGCCCCGCCCTGCCACGGAGACGGCGCCCGGGACCGCGACGCCGCCCCAGGAGCCGGTGAAGCCGGGCACGGAGGGCTACGAGGCCGCAGCGCCCTCCACGTCCGAGAAGCCCCGTCCTCCGCAGGAGGCCCCACCCGCGCCCGCGCGGCAGCTCACGAAAGCCGAGGCGAAGGCCGCGTGGGCCATGGCCGAGAAGGCGCGCGTGCTCATGCGAAAGGCGAGGTTCAAGGAGGCCGCCGAGGAGCTCTCCCGCTGCCTCGAGCTCGATCCCCACCACGGGGACTGCCGGAGGCTCAACTCGGACGTGCTCATGCAGCTCGGCCAGCCGGACCGGGCGCGCCATCACATGCAGGAGTACCTGCGCAACCCTCCGACGGAGCGTCCGCCCGACCTGCCGAAGAAGCCGCTCCCCTCCTACTCGGGAGCCCACGAGCCCCTCTGA